The Anas acuta chromosome 7, bAnaAcu1.1, whole genome shotgun sequence DNA window TGACCCTAACCGCAGCACCACGAAGGGGACGAGGggcaggggacggggagcagcaTCCCGGGCTCCCCAGGTGTCCCCGTTCCCAGCTGTGCCATCCCGTCGCCGTTTTGGGTCGGGAAAGCcacagctaaaaataataaaggcaCAAAACCCGAGCTCGGCGACTTCCCCGTTTCACCCCGGGCGGTTTCGGGGCGAAGCAGAAGCGAAACGGGAACAGAAATcgcggcgcggggccgcgcGGGGGCGCAGCGGCAGCGGGAgcgcgcccggccccgccgccggctccgggagggatttttggggggggagccCGGGTCCTCGCGCCCCCCCTGGCGAGACAAAGCCGCCAGGAGCCGGGTGCAGCCCTGGGACAAAGCCAGGAGcctcctctgcagcctcccgGCCACATCCTGGCCCCCCTGGGAAGCGAAACCCCGGGGGGAAGCagccgggcggcggggccggaggGCGGAATTGGGCAGCCCCTGGTGCGCGCCAGGCGAGCTGCCAGAAAAGCTCTGTCCCCGTTTTACGGAGCAAAGGGCAGCCCAGGCAGAGCAGGACGTGGCCACCGCCGCCTCCTCAGCTTGTGCCGGGGGCAAAAAACCAGCCGGGAGGAGAGTTTGATGCCATCCAGGGCCGGGATGCTCCTGGGGAGAGGAGCCCGGTGGTGCCACCACCGCTGCGCCGCTCCGTGGCTTCACACAcacccctcctgctgccagcaaggTGCTGCCCCACACGCCCTGCCTTCGTTAGGAGCCAGACACTAACGAGCTGCGCGGGCCGTCACACGCAAGCACCCATACAACTCGTGTTTCTGCATAACGCCACGGAGAAACTATGCTGGGAATGCACGAGAGGATGAAACATCTTGTGGGGACCCAGTTTTGGGGTCCTTCCCTGTGGAGctcgcgggggggggggcgcacaaATTTCCACTCATAAGCCAGAGCTGCTGTCCCCATCCACCTGGACATCACAGCCCACCctgcggggacagggacagcccTGCACAGCGATGGGGAGATGCTGGTCCCCCCCGATGGGCCACAGTGGCCAGCACTCCCCCAAAAGGGCCACGCTCACCAGGGCACCCGTGCGCATCGCATCGTTGCCTGCCTGGCACACGGGGGCCATCGGGTGCCACAAAGCCACCCACAGACCCTACTTGGGGACCAATGCGGGGGGTCTTGGGGTGGCCAACGTGCATGGGGTGGCCAGTATGAGGTCTTAGGGTGACCAAAGTGGGGTCTCGGGGCGCATTTGGGGGGGCAATGCCAAAAGGGAGGAGGTGGGTGCGGAGATGGGGGAGCGAGGTGCAGCCAGCGAGAGCCACGGAGAGGGAGCATCGGGGGGAGGACGCGGGGGTGGCACGGAGAGAAACTTTTCCCCCGAGCTCCCCATTCCTCAGCACGGTGCAGGATCTGTCCCCGGCACCGTGGGACGATGGCCTGGGGCCCCagccccgccccggccccgctccccccctccGGCACCCcgggaggaaggaaagaagggagggagggagggaggaaagaaggagggagggaaaagggagggagggaggatgaCAGCGCCGTGAAGAAAAGCAGGGGAcccgccgccctccccgctCCCGCACGGCAGGACCGGGCCCTCGGGGGTAGGTGAGGGTGGCACTGGGGGACACTTGGCcaaggggggggtccccgggggtcCCGGCACCCAGCAGGGGCACCGGGAGCCGGATCCAGCGGGGGGCTCGGACGGGGAGTTGCGGGAAgttgggggaaggggaaagggaaaaggggggggaaggCACGATCCTGGCACCAGGGAGGTTTGGGGGGCTCCGTGGTCGCCCCCCAAAGCCCCTCGGAGGCGGCTCCAGGGCTCCGCCACCGCCGCCTTTGTGCTGCCTCCGGCCGCGCCTTTGTCTGCGGGCAGGGAGCCCCCGCCGGGCCTGGGGGGTCCCCGGGACCCCCAGCCAAGCAGCTCGGGGCCAtggcagaaaattaaaaaaaaaaacaacaccaacaaaaccCCATTCTCTCTATATTTATAGCGGGAGAGATGGATGCGTCCGGCAGAAGGCGAAGCCAGGGTGAGCCGGGAAGCagcggggcggcgcggggggaACTTTTCCCGCAGCGATCCCGGAGTTGCATCATCCGGCCCCATGGGCAGCGCCGGCAAGTTGGTggcggggggctgctggggggctgcgggcactgGCCGGGTGGCCACAGGACCCCAAGGGGCTCTGTGGCCAGTGGTGGTGGGGGTCTGGTGGCCGGACCCCGTTTCGGCACCATTGGGCAGCCCCGAGCTCGGCCTGAGCCCGCAGCATCCCCCCGCTGCTCGCCAGCCCCTCGccagctgcaggtggtgccGAAAAACCCGGCCGCTGGCTGTGTCTGCCAGCGAGTTTGGGTAATTTGGGGTAGGAGTTTGGGTCgagtttggggttttttgggtAGCCGGGCACCGCTCGCTGCCGGGCCAGGTGAAACCCCGAGCGTGCCGCAGCTGCGGGGTGCTGGGTTCAGCCGGGTGCTGAGCGGGGCTGGGCGCAGACAGCTCTCCTCGGGCACCAGCCGAGGCCAGAGGGAGGAAAACTCACCCCGTGGTGGCCACAGATTTGGGCTGGGGACACCAACATGCTCCTCCGACGGGCACCTCGCCGGCCCCGGTTTGGCCGAGGCTCGGGGCTATTCTGGGCAACTTTATAAACAGCGTGGGagttgatgtttgtttttttcctccctctcctttttttaacTTGAATTACACGTGTTGGTTTTGAGCAAAAAACAAGCACCTCTGAGCGAAAAACCCCGgagggagcagccagcagccaaaGCCAAGCGGTGCCACGCTCCAGCGCCTCCAGCCCGCTGGAGGGGGACAGGAGCCGGCCGGGGGGCGAGCTGCTGGACCCGGAGgacaggcaggggcaggggcaggagcacaACCCCTGCGAGGCGAGGGCGAGCGGGGAAACCATCAGGTTTCCGTCCCAGCCTCTGGTAAACACGGAGAGAGCCGGTTTGTtgtgatttatcttttttttttttttttttatctgcacGGGTTGCAGACAAAGAGATCAGCCCGCACGCCTGTTCTCTTTGTTGTTCCAGCCGAGGGTTTCGCCGGGTCCTTTTCCCAACCTGATGGAGCAAAGTGCTCCAGAGGGCTCCCGGGCACCGGCTGCCAGCCGGCGCTTCACCTACCGGCTCTGGGAACTCATCCTCAGCCCGTTGAGTCAGCGGAGGAAAATGTGACTTCACCCCCGTCACACCTCCGGCTGCTTTCCCCCGCGAGCCCACAGgcgcctgccctgccctggatGCCGTCTCCGGGCcggaggagggatggggaagggctGGCCCCGTGCATCGCCCCTCGCCcgctgctcggaaaaatcagGCTGAAACGAAAAGCTCTTTGGGTTTAGGGAAGAGCCGGGTCCCTCAGCCCGCTCTGCCGTGCACAGAGCCCCTCTGTTCCCCCGCACAAAGAGCCGCTTGtggctctcctcctgccccggcCGGGCTGCGCCGCGCGCTCCCCAGCGAGGAAGAGCTCGAGGACGCCGAGCAGCCCCCGGCCACCTCGCTGGGTCACCGCGTCCCCTTCCTTGCTGCTCTCAAACCAGGACGTGCATGGCTTGGGGTGCTTTCTGCCTGCCCCTCGTGCCTCCCCGGCCCCAAGGCTGAGCCCTGTGAGGGTTCAGGGACCTGGCGGCTCATCTGCCTGTAGCCGCTCCTCTATTTAATGAATTACGCCCACCCCGGGCCTTCAAATCTTGGGTTTTGCTGGAAATCGCTCTCCGTACAGTCCCCGTGAATGATTCCTGGTCTGTGGATCATTTGTGGTTTGTCCGCTGTGGGCATTAGAGAGGGGGAAATCCTGGGCTGGCTGCGCCCAGGGCGCTTGGCAGCGCACAGGGCGCCGGCGCTGACCCTGGGAGCCGCCTTCCCAGCGCTCGCGACTCCAGATCCGAAACTCATTCCCCTGGCAGCCTTCCCGGGAGCGGCCGGCACCCTCTGCCAGGGTCTGTACACTTTAATTTCCCCTGGGGGTTGCTGAAATACCCCGAGCCCTGCCACTGCACGGGCACCGGGAGCTTGGTGGGGCGAGGGGAAGGCTTGGTGCAGCGGCGGGCACGCGGTGCTCCGGAGGCGGGCACtttggcagggcagcaggggcaTGAAATGCAGGGTTTCCACGCACGGCGTGTGATGGAGAGCGGGGCCACGAGGGGCCCTCCGCCTCCATCCAGTTCCTGGAAACCCCCCAGCTTTCGCTTTGAGACCCACGGGAAGGCGGAAGCTGCGCCCCAAGCACGCCATGGCAGGAAGCTGCCCGGCCCCCCAAAACGTACTTTGCCCCAAGTGCCTGGCTGAGTGATTCCCCCTGCCCAGGAGGGGGATTTTGGGCCGGCAGCTGGCAGGGATTGGGTTTCGGCGCTGCTGGGAGGAGGTGCAGGAAGGGGTCTCTCCTCCGGCAGATTTATTTCGGGAGCGGGGAGAGCGGCgctgtcagcagctgctgggcgcGGGGTGGAAGCGATAAAAGGGTTTTTGTGGCGCACAGCGACGGGAAATCGCCTCCAGGCCCTCGGCACGGGCTCTCCAGGCGTGGACGCTGCCGGAGAAGCAAGCGCAGAGGAAGGCCCTGATGTGTCCCCTCCTTGTCCCCGCAGCCAGGGCCGCCCGGAGGGGGATGCCGAGGAGCAGAGGATGCCCAGCAGATAGCGCAGGGCAGcggcagcccagctgggggctCCCCTGAGGACGGGAGGGACGTCGGGAGGACGCAGAAGCCCCGGCTTCCCGGCTCTCCTTCCCCATGGAGAGGAGATCCGCCCTGCCCCAGGACCTCCGCGAGGTGCTGCACTGCCTGAAGATGAGGAGCAAGTACGCCGTGCTGCTGGTGTTCGTGGTGGGCCTGGTCATCATCGAGAAGGAGAACAACTTCATCTCCAGGTAGGGAGCGCGGGGACTTGCAGCCTGCTTTTAGCCCTCCGCCCGCCCACCCTGCCTGCTTGGCCACcccaggggctgcggggagaagcGCAAGGGGGTCCCCAAAACCCCTATGGGGGCAGAAGGGTGGACGGAGGGGTGTCCTCAGCCCCGGGCTGTGCTTGCTGTCCTGCAGGGTGTCGGACAAGCTGAAGCAGTCCCCGCAGGCGCTGCCGGAGGCCAACGACACGGAGGCCAGCCCGACGCCGGCCGAAAACGGGTCCCTGGCCTCGCTGCGCCAGCTGGACGCCGCCTTCTCGCAGCTGAGGACGCGGCTGCACAACGTCACCCTGCAGCTGGCCGGGGGGCTGGCGACGGCGGGGACGGCGCCCCCGGAGCCCCGGCGGCACGTCCTGCTGATGGCCACCACCCGCACCGGCTCCTCCTTCGTCGGGGAGTTCTTCAACCAGCAGGGCAACATCTTCTACCTCTTCGAGCCGCTGTGGCACATCGAGAGGACGGTCACCTTCGAGCCGGGCGGCGCCAACGCGGTGGGGTCGGCCCTGGTGTACCGCCacgtcctgcagcagctcttcctctgcGACCTCTACACCCTGGAGAGCTTCATCTCGCCGGCGCCCGAGGAGCACCTGACGCCCTTCATGTTCCGCCGGGGCTCCAGCCGCTCGCTGTGCGAGGAGCCCGTCTGCACGCCGGCCCTCAAGAAGGTCTTCGAGAAGTACCACTGCAAGAACCGCCGCTGCGGGCCCCTCAACGTCACGCTGGCGGCTGAGGCGTGCCGGCGCAAGCAGCACGTGGCCCTGAAGACGGTGCGCATCCGGCAGCTggagttcctgcagccgctggCGGAGGACCCGCGGCTGGACCTGCGCGTCATCCAGCTGGTGCGCGACCCCCGCGCCGTGCTGGCCTCCCGCATGGTGGCCTTCTCGGGCAAGTACGAGAGCTGGAAGAAGTGGGCGGCCGAAGGGGCGGCCCCGCTGCAGGAGGACGAGGTGCAGAGGCTGCGGGGCAACTGCGAGAGCATCCGCCTGTCGGCCGAGCTGGGGCTGCGGCGGCCGGGCTGGCTGCGGGGCCGCTACCTGCTGGTGCGCTACGAGGACGTGGCGCGGGCGCCGCTGCGCAAGGCGGAGGAGATGTACCGCTTCGCCGGCATCCGCCCCACGCCCCAGGTGGAGGAGTGGATCCGCGCCAACACGCAGGCGCCCCGCGACGGCAGCGGCATCTACTCCACGCAGAAGAACTCCTCGGAGCAGTTCGAGAAGTGGCGCTTCAGCATCCCCTTCAAGCTGGCGCAGGTGGTGCAGGATGCCTGCGCCCCGGCCATGCGCCTCTTCGGCTACAAGCTGGCCGGCAGCCCCGAGGAGCTGACGAACCGCTCGCTCAGCCTGCTGGAGGAGGGACCCCCCTCCTGGGTCACGTAACGCCGGGGGGCAACCGCAGCTGGGGGACCTTCGACTTTCCGGGAGGGCTGCGCAGCCCGGGGGCTTGCCAAAACCACGCCGTGCCCTCCAACGCTGCTGTCGCGGGGAGGGACTGAGCACGGAAAGCAGCACGGCTGCCCCGCGTGATGTGGGGCCCGGAGCAGCGCTGCGCTGAGCACCAGCAGGGACCCGAAGCCCCAAGGCCTTACTGGTTTAGTGCCTTCACACCAGCACGGACTGGGAGCCGCCCGCGgagccccagccagcagcacgaCGAGGTGGCTGCTCGGGTTTGCGCTCCTCAGTGTTGGTTCGGGGGGGTGGGGATGTGGGGTGGGGGTATTTGGTTGGGttttaagtttgttttcttcctttttctccgTGTACCAGGGTTGCAGGgcaaatctatttatttattacgTGAAAAAGAGGGGGAGGTACACCGGGGGTCAGAGCTAAGcccaaaaaaatcagagcagcgCAACGTGCTGCGGAGAAACAGGGACACCGACAGCGAAGGCAGGGGGATCGTGGCCCACGGGAGAGCCCCAGGAGAGGGGAATTGGGGGTGCAGCTCCCCAAAAAACCCTGGGCACAGCGgggcagggatgctgccagcagccagcaccggCCACAACCTCACACCGGGGCGAGGACACCCTGGAGCAGCTGAACCTCGTCACCTGCTGGAAGCCGTTTCacctggcttaaaaaaaaaaatacagataatacAAAGGAGCAGATTCCAAAGCATCTCCTGTCTTGTTGGTGTtcatcccccccaccccataaaCATGCCCCATAAGCCACAGGCAGGATTCGGAGAGCCCCGGCTCCTCCAGGAGCCTTGGCAGCTGCCGAGGAGCCTCAGGGGGGCAAAGCGAGGGGCCCCCACTGCTGTCCCCgagcccagcagggccacccgcGGCTCGCCGGGGCCACCGGCCCCCTttgacaaaagcaaaaataaataagcagaacTCAGCCGCCACCGGCTCGGCTCTGCTCGGCGAGCTCACAAAAGCTGCGTTTTTTGACCCAAAGCGGAGAACAGAGGCGGCATTGAGGAGCGCGGGGAGCAGCCACGCCAGAGCCGTCGGCAGCCGTCCTCCCGCAGCAGCCGgggtttttcctttcccccccttTCGCTCCGCTTGCATCTGGCCTCAATATGGGAGGGAGCCGGGGTGCTGGATGCTGCCGGGCTCCGGAGAGGGGGCAAAAGCAGGGTTTGTGCAAAAacagggggaaaaggggagaaaaactCAGCTCTAGTCCTTCTCCATACCATTAAGGACAcggatttgggggaaaaagggtGCATTTTCAGCCTGAAGACCTACCTGAGGGTCCTGCTCCCCTCACACGGGCTGTGCCAGAAGACTGCATCTGCACCAACACCTAAAGCCCTCCCTGGGAAGGATCCAAGCTTTCTGGGACAAAACAGCTCCCAGAAAGGCTCGGGCTCACCCCAAACCAAACAACCCTCATTATTCCATcccccagagctgctccctcCCCTTTACAACCTGCCCTAagcagctcagtgcctgcaGCTGTGCCGCGTCCCGCTGCTGGCGCAGGCCCCCATAGAGCCAGCCGCAGCTGTCCTTTGGGGAAAATTGGGGAAAATTGGTGATGACTGTCACCAGAAGGAGACTTTCTGCAGGCAGCCCAGCGAGGGGAGGACAGGGCCACCAGCCAAAGCctggaaattaattaaaaaaagccattttccaGCTCGGCACAAGGTTTATCCCGAACACAAGaagcccctgctgccctgccgGCCCTCCTAACCCCCCgtccccttctcctctcctgctccagctcgAGTTAATGGGATTGGGTTTGCTAATCCCCCGGTACGATCGGAGGGGATTTCTGCAGCGGGACCAGGAGCAAACCTCTGGCCAAGCCACCGAGTGCCCCGTCCAccccgctgcctcctgcccaggcCCAGCCTTGCCCGCGGAGGGCTCGGCGCGCTCCCCGCGGCCAGGgcgaggggccgggggctgcagcagacGTGGACAGGTCAGAATTAAATGACAgccttgttttctgttgtgatttttttctttttttttttttttttaagaggctGCATGCCTGACCAGACCGCATTTCTTGGTCCGCATCCCATATTTATCCTGTAATTACACCTCCAGACAAAGGCCGCCTGTCTGCGCGGGCGCTGTTTTTAAGGACACGGTTTTATTCCACCTTGGGCTTTCACCGCCGTGAAGtcctggggatttgggggaagaaaacacCCCGCAATTCGGGGGTGAAAGCTGTTCTTTCTTGCAACCCAAACCTCTCCCTCCCCGTTCTGAGGAGAACCCAGCCACACATCCTGCTGCTCCGGCACCCCGCGGGGAGTAACGCCACCGAAACCAGCACCGGGTTTGTCCCATAGGAGAAGGATGGCACCCGAGTGCTGAGCCCCGTGCTCCGTGCAGCAGGACCAGAGCGATCCCATAAAAATCCCACAAAAAACATCCCGGGTAAGGCTGGTCGAGCTCCTTGCACCTGCCCGGCCCACAGCGATGGATTCCCACAAGCCGACGTTTTGCTCCAATTAACACCCACCGCAGCTTTGGCTCCGCAGGGGCGGTGAAGATGTGCACTGCCCGAAAACCAAAGGCATTCGGTGGGGTTTTTGGGGCAGGCTTTCCTCCCAGACAGGAGCTTCAccaccaggagcagggggaagTTTTgtgaccccagctccccacggCCGCTCTTTCGCTGCTCGTGCAGCCCAGCTGAAATGCAGAGAGCTgtgagctttgcttttttttccccaaatcccttttttttttttccatgtgggATCTGCCCGTAAGTGCACGTGGATGTTTTGCCCAGCCCGAGGTGGCCTTGGTGCCGAGGGCTGTGGTCGGCAGCTGGGCGATGCCACCGAGGAACTGGAAATGAGAAAACGAGCGTGGTTGGAGAGGgaataaataaagcagagcCTTGTTGACTCTCGttgaaagcagattttatttataaggTAAAAAACAGACAGTGGAGACGTTTAAGAGCAGCTGGGAACTGGCCTGAGTTGTTTTTTCCAGGCAATTCTTTGCCCTGGGTTACCCGGGGCGGTGGCAGAGACCCCGTGGCACACGGGAACGACCAGAGCTCGCTAAGAGCTGTACTAAAATGGAAAGCAATCCCTCCATCACACCTAGGGGAACGCCGGCACCTTTCCAGGGAAGCATCTGCAGCGAGCTCCCCGCACCCACGGGGCCTTGAGCACTCGGGTTTTTTTATCCCCATTTGCCCGGGGCTGGAGGTGAGGCTTCCCGAGCCGGCCACAAAGGCCCCTTTTAGCTGTGCTGTTTGCTCTGGGCCCTGTCTGTGCCGCCGGCCTTGTCCTTCTTGTCGGTGCATCTCCGGCTCGCCGGCTTGGAGGATTTTCCCCGTGTTTTCCAGCGGTGGCCCTGACCTTCTGGTGTGAAACCCGATTCTCCTCAGCACCCCCTCTGCCCGCCAGCAGAAACCTGACGGGGGTGTGGAGCTGCCCCTGCCACCGGCTTTGGCTCGGCTTGAAGGCactcagaggaaaaacaaacccaccCGGGGCCATGCCCGCGGATGTTTTCCCTTTGTCTTGGAGGCAGGTTTAGGGGATTTGCGTTGTGGCCAGCAGAGATAGGGCAGGAACAGCACCCGCTTTGTGGCAGCCGCCGTGTGAATATCCCTATTTAAGGGATTTTGGCACCCTCCGTGCTTGCAGGGCCTTTGTCAGCCCCCCTGCTATGAGGACACCCAGCACGGCCCCGTCCCACGCCGAGCTGCCTGCACCCTCTGGCGGCCACGCCGCCTCCCTCGCAGCATCCCACCAGGACACCCTGAAAACGCTGCTCCCACCCCAAAGCCTGGGCACgatttggggttttctgccTCCCGGCTACCTCGAGCCAACAGGCAGGGCCAGCTCTCCGGGagtgagctcagctctgccctgtttttcctgaaaaagtgCAAATTCCTTCCTCCATCCCCGCgggtgagggctggggggggtgctccagccctcgACACGGGGCTGGTGGGCGCTGCAGGAGGAACGAGGAGCAGAGGCGGCCCTCAAAGCCTCCCGTGGAGCACAGggcagcgctgccagcagcGTGCCCGGGAGCTATAATTACCACAGGGCCGGCCGCCTATATTTATCCGCAGTGCCACAGGAGCCAGAAgactttgggggggggggcgattTCTGAGGTCTGGGCGCCCTTTTTGCTTCAAACTTCTTCATCCCAAAGGGGAGAAAACCATTTCAAATGTTCTCAAAGCCCAAAGAGCTGGAGGGCTGTAGGTGGGGGCTGGAGCTTgcaaaaacactgctgcagatggagctgcaggggcgcacggctcggcacggctcggcacagcttggcacggctcgaaacagctcggcacggctcgAAACAGCTCAGCATGGCTCACAAGAGCTCAGCATGGCtcagcacgg harbors:
- the CHST3 gene encoding carbohydrate sulfotransferase 3; this encodes MERRSALPQDLREVLHCLKMRSKYAVLLVFVVGLVIIEKENNFISRVSDKLKQSPQALPEANDTEASPTPAENGSLASLRQLDAAFSQLRTRLHNVTLQLAGGLATAGTAPPEPRRHVLLMATTRTGSSFVGEFFNQQGNIFYLFEPLWHIERTVTFEPGGANAVGSALVYRHVLQQLFLCDLYTLESFISPAPEEHLTPFMFRRGSSRSLCEEPVCTPALKKVFEKYHCKNRRCGPLNVTLAAEACRRKQHVALKTVRIRQLEFLQPLAEDPRLDLRVIQLVRDPRAVLASRMVAFSGKYESWKKWAAEGAAPLQEDEVQRLRGNCESIRLSAELGLRRPGWLRGRYLLVRYEDVARAPLRKAEEMYRFAGIRPTPQVEEWIRANTQAPRDGSGIYSTQKNSSEQFEKWRFSIPFKLAQVVQDACAPAMRLFGYKLAGSPEELTNRSLSLLEEGPPSWVT